In a single window of the Delftia tsuruhatensis genome:
- a CDS encoding ATP-dependent Clp protease proteolytic subunit: protein MNHNLVYHGEVTPQGIRNLECLITQAIQHSATGVTVCICSSGGDVTSGVGAYNFMRMQPVPVRTYAFGVCSSVAATMFMAGIDRISAVVNSFSLHAASYSEGPNIGQITDSTSLICAPFRTVSEWDESLISRHFGSTASTYLTAEDALRLRIATHIQDISFHRSEPVAHVAIPDQKPPQGYTPPAPKTLSELMNSCALPGAAAIPASR from the coding sequence ATGAACCACAATTTGGTGTACCACGGAGAGGTTACTCCGCAAGGGATCCGAAACCTGGAGTGCCTGATCACTCAAGCAATCCAGCACAGCGCAACAGGAGTCACCGTCTGCATTTGCAGCAGCGGCGGCGACGTCACGTCCGGCGTCGGTGCGTATAACTTCATGAGAATGCAGCCAGTCCCTGTACGAACTTATGCATTTGGCGTCTGCAGTTCTGTTGCCGCGACCATGTTCATGGCTGGCATAGACCGTATTTCGGCAGTCGTTAACTCTTTTTCACTCCACGCTGCGAGCTACTCAGAAGGACCGAACATTGGTCAAATTACTGACAGCACATCGCTTATCTGCGCACCATTTCGCACGGTGTCAGAATGGGACGAATCGCTGATAAGCAGACACTTCGGGAGCACGGCATCCACCTATCTGACCGCAGAAGATGCACTACGGCTGCGGATCGCCACGCATATACAGGACATCAGCTTTCATCGGTCGGAGCCGGTAGCGCATGTGGCAATCCCAGATCAGAAGCCACCTCAGGGATACACACCACCCGCCCCCAAAACACTATCGGAACTGATGAATTCATGCGCGCTCCCCGGGGCTGCTGCCATCCCAGCGAGTCGCTGA
- a CDS encoding DUF1799 domain-containing protein produces MTYRDWEAEQQPVEIWPENFPAYKLWCKVGSQWRYTMSGPASLDYIPLQHELDRMGLSEEDYDALFSDIRVMESEALAAMREE; encoded by the coding sequence ATGACGTACCGGGACTGGGAGGCAGAGCAGCAGCCCGTCGAGATATGGCCCGAGAACTTCCCGGCCTACAAGCTGTGGTGCAAGGTCGGCAGCCAGTGGCGCTACACCATGAGCGGCCCGGCCTCGCTCGACTACATCCCGCTGCAGCACGAACTGGACCGCATGGGCCTCAGCGAAGAGGACTACGACGCGCTGTTCAGCGACATCCGCGTCATGGAGTCTGAGGCCCTGGCGGCCATGCGCGAAGAGTAA
- a CDS encoding phage tail assembly chaperone, producing MTAPAKKADKAAPFILGKRPETISGTIEFPLPDGTSAKLECKFKYRTRKEFGVLWDEIAGATLALATAQQDTAKKEGEEAKFSFAGMFERGDAVNADNALKYLAAWNEEFPALSKNTLIELFDQAPAAPAALWDGYRQLCTTGRLGN from the coding sequence ATGACCGCACCTGCAAAGAAGGCCGACAAGGCCGCTCCGTTCATCCTGGGCAAGCGCCCCGAGACCATCTCAGGCACTATCGAATTCCCTCTGCCGGATGGCACCAGCGCGAAGCTGGAGTGCAAGTTCAAGTACCGCACCCGCAAGGAATTCGGCGTCCTGTGGGACGAAATCGCGGGCGCCACGCTGGCGCTGGCCACGGCCCAGCAGGACACGGCCAAGAAGGAAGGCGAAGAAGCCAAGTTCAGCTTCGCTGGCATGTTCGAGCGTGGCGATGCCGTGAACGCAGACAACGCGCTCAAGTACCTGGCCGCCTGGAACGAGGAGTTCCCCGCCCTGAGCAAGAACACGCTGATCGAGCTGTTCGACCAGGCCCCGGCCGCGCCCGCCGCGCTGTGGGACGGCTACCGCCAGCTCTGCACCACGGGCCGCCTGGGAAACTGA
- a CDS encoding phage tail protein, with protein MAYSVPDGSKLFISTEYDAVIPITAISNATAAVATAAGHGMANGKEFILTAGWDDANNRVYRVANTAAGTFEIEGLDTSNTARFTSGGGVPASALPVKKWQEIQQVLNPSTSGGEAQFADVAPLASMNTFQIPTGFSATSITIPIGDDPSLPGYKATKKASEDRLLVALKVLKPNGNVNYFYGYIALNEIPSLTKGQVDTVTAAMAPQGRTTRYAV; from the coding sequence ATGGCATATAGCGTTCCGGACGGCTCGAAGCTGTTCATTTCCACCGAATACGACGCAGTGATCCCGATCACCGCCATCAGCAACGCAACAGCAGCGGTTGCCACGGCAGCGGGCCACGGCATGGCCAATGGCAAGGAGTTCATCCTGACCGCAGGCTGGGACGACGCGAACAACCGCGTGTACCGCGTCGCAAACACGGCCGCGGGCACCTTCGAGATCGAAGGACTGGACACCTCCAATACAGCCCGTTTTACCTCGGGCGGCGGCGTCCCCGCATCGGCCCTGCCCGTGAAGAAGTGGCAGGAAATCCAGCAGGTGCTGAATCCGTCCACCTCGGGCGGCGAAGCGCAGTTCGCCGACGTGGCCCCCCTGGCCAGCATGAACACGTTCCAGATCCCGACTGGGTTCTCGGCTACCAGCATCACCATCCCCATCGGCGATGACCCCAGCCTGCCGGGCTACAAGGCGACCAAGAAGGCCTCCGAGGACCGTCTGCTGGTCGCTCTGAAGGTGCTCAAGCCCAACGGCAACGTGAACTACTTCTACGGCTACATCGCCCTGAACGAGATCCCCTCGCTCACCAAGGGCCAGGTGGACACCGTGACCGCCGCCATGGCCCCGCAGGGCCGCACCACCCGCTACGCCGTCTGA
- a CDS encoding DUF3168 domain-containing protein yields the protein MALESDLMAVLLVVCPRVVVGTAPYGTTMPYVTWQHIGGDPLEWLDNTVADKRNVQIQINTWDSTPLKAFSLMQTIEAALRAAMPQLIARPVSEPIGAYGDGDETPGYLQTYTIWGAR from the coding sequence GTGGCGCTTGAATCTGACCTCATGGCCGTGCTGCTGGTCGTGTGCCCGCGCGTCGTCGTGGGCACTGCGCCCTACGGCACGACCATGCCCTATGTGACCTGGCAGCACATCGGCGGCGATCCGCTGGAGTGGCTGGACAACACGGTGGCCGACAAGCGCAACGTGCAGATCCAGATCAACACCTGGGACAGCACTCCGCTCAAGGCCTTTTCGCTGATGCAGACCATCGAGGCCGCCCTGCGTGCCGCGATGCCTCAGCTGATCGCGCGCCCAGTGTCCGAGCCCATCGGGGCCTACGGCGACGGCGACGAGACGCCGGGCTACCTGCAGACCTACACCATCTGGGGCGCCCGATAG
- a CDS encoding HK97 gp10 family phage protein: protein MARRTLSNPGRDGRRKVLTGGNSFGMELDLSAVDDMLSALESGVEAAIRPMAQAGAQVIYERVKLNVQGLGRVTGNLDRSIYQYFSDEKSEDGKRAEYHISWNHKKAPHGHLVEFGYLQRYRYYQTNDGQVRPMVRPGMDGQPPPPRRASQAQKDAYYVTLPSPKQVPGKAFVRSAASSLPEAQKAAQAELWRRLFEQGGYGGA, encoded by the coding sequence ATGGCAAGGCGCACCCTATCCAATCCGGGGCGTGATGGCCGTCGCAAGGTGCTGACCGGTGGCAACTCGTTCGGCATGGAGCTCGACCTGAGCGCCGTGGACGACATGCTCAGCGCGTTGGAGTCCGGCGTGGAGGCGGCAATCCGGCCCATGGCTCAGGCCGGCGCGCAGGTGATCTACGAGCGCGTCAAGCTCAACGTCCAGGGCCTGGGGCGCGTGACGGGAAACCTTGACCGCTCCATCTACCAGTACTTCAGCGACGAGAAGTCGGAGGACGGGAAAAGGGCGGAGTACCACATCAGCTGGAACCACAAGAAGGCGCCCCATGGGCATCTGGTGGAGTTCGGCTACCTGCAACGCTACCGCTACTACCAGACCAACGACGGCCAGGTGCGGCCCATGGTCAGGCCCGGCATGGACGGCCAGCCGCCCCCGCCCCGCCGCGCGAGCCAGGCCCAGAAGGACGCCTACTACGTGACTCTTCCGAGTCCGAAGCAGGTTCCCGGCAAGGCCTTTGTGCGCAGCGCGGCCAGCTCGCTCCCAGAGGCGCAGAAGGCCGCTCAAGCCGAGCTGTGGCGCCGGTTGTTTGAACAGGGAGGCTACGGTGGCGCTTGA
- a CDS encoding phage head closure protein, with product MTTFRAGTLRDRIHIQRKTGGKDGWGTPEPEAWENISPGRIAANVQHKSGLGTIKADAEVSIVRASIRIRRRTGLDAGMRVLFDSSIYSIEAVLPGPTREYMDLVCKLIQGKP from the coding sequence ATGACCACGTTCCGCGCCGGCACCCTTCGAGACCGCATCCACATCCAGCGCAAGACAGGCGGCAAAGACGGCTGGGGCACGCCCGAGCCTGAGGCCTGGGAGAACATCTCCCCAGGCCGCATCGCTGCCAACGTGCAGCACAAGTCTGGCCTGGGCACTATCAAGGCGGACGCTGAGGTGTCCATCGTGCGCGCGAGCATCCGCATCAGGCGCCGCACTGGCTTGGACGCCGGTATGCGCGTGCTGTTCGACTCGTCCATCTACAGCATCGAGGCAGTGCTCCCGGGGCCGACCCGGGAATACATGGACCTCGTGTGCAAGCTCATCCAGGGCAAGCCCTGA
- a CDS encoding head-tail connector protein has product MPILTIETAIDHCRADPEDAVMVELYLGAAIDAAQEYLGRKVYADQAELDAAVAAGEAGELPMVATYSVKAAMLLICGHLFANREDVVVGAQSFAMPNGSRDLLRPHRKVQGL; this is encoded by the coding sequence ATGCCCATCTTGACCATCGAGACGGCCATCGACCACTGTCGGGCTGACCCGGAGGACGCCGTGATGGTCGAGCTGTACCTCGGTGCTGCCATCGACGCCGCCCAGGAGTACCTGGGCCGAAAGGTGTACGCCGACCAGGCCGAGCTTGACGCTGCGGTGGCTGCGGGCGAGGCTGGTGAGCTGCCCATGGTGGCCACCTACTCGGTGAAAGCGGCGATGCTGCTGATCTGCGGTCACCTCTTCGCTAACCGCGAGGATGTGGTGGTGGGCGCGCAGTCCTTCGCCATGCCCAACGGCTCGCGCGATCTGCTGCGGCCTCATCGAAAGGTGCAAGGCCTATGA
- a CDS encoding phage major capsid protein has translation MTDVNKTIEDLGKAFEAFKATHTQELNALKQSQGTGDFQAKIEKINADIDRHQREIEDAHTKLAAAQQGVPNAGPADKEYSAAFRAHFARGEVQASLNKGSSTEGGYLAPIEWDRTITDRLIQVSPIRGIASVQSISTAGYSKLFNNRGTTSGWVGETTARPQTNTPTFSPMTYKPGELYANPAATQQMLDDAEVNLEQWLAGEVETEFAYQEGIAFLTGTGANDRPNGLLTYVTGGANAAAHPWGDIKTVASGAVGAITSDAIVDLIYELPEEYTANARFLMNRTTQGVIRKLKDGQGNYLWQPSYVAGQPATIAGYPVTTVAGMPNVAANAISAMFGDFKRGYQIVDRTGVRVLRDPFTNKPFVQFYTTKRVGGGLLNPDVLKALKVAAA, from the coding sequence ATGACCGACGTCAACAAGACCATCGAAGACCTGGGTAAGGCTTTTGAAGCCTTCAAGGCAACTCACACCCAGGAGCTCAACGCCCTCAAGCAGAGCCAGGGAACCGGCGACTTCCAGGCCAAGATCGAGAAGATCAATGCCGACATCGACCGCCATCAGCGCGAGATCGAGGACGCCCATACCAAGCTGGCCGCTGCGCAGCAGGGTGTGCCCAACGCAGGCCCGGCCGACAAGGAATACAGCGCCGCCTTCCGCGCGCACTTCGCACGCGGCGAGGTGCAGGCCTCGCTGAACAAGGGCTCGTCCACCGAAGGAGGCTACCTGGCGCCGATCGAGTGGGATCGCACCATCACGGACCGCCTGATCCAGGTCTCGCCCATCCGTGGCATCGCCTCGGTGCAGTCCATCTCCACGGCCGGCTACAGCAAGCTGTTCAACAACCGTGGCACGACCTCCGGCTGGGTGGGCGAAACCACGGCGCGGCCGCAGACCAACACGCCGACGTTCAGCCCCATGACCTACAAGCCGGGCGAGCTGTACGCCAATCCGGCGGCCACCCAGCAGATGCTGGACGATGCCGAGGTCAACCTGGAGCAGTGGCTGGCTGGCGAGGTCGAAACCGAGTTCGCGTATCAGGAGGGCATCGCCTTCCTGACCGGCACTGGCGCGAACGACCGCCCGAACGGCTTGCTGACCTATGTCACGGGTGGCGCCAACGCTGCGGCCCATCCCTGGGGTGACATCAAGACGGTGGCCTCGGGCGCCGTGGGCGCCATCACCTCCGACGCCATCGTGGACCTGATCTACGAGCTACCCGAGGAGTACACGGCCAATGCGCGCTTCCTGATGAACCGCACGACCCAGGGTGTGATCCGCAAGCTCAAGGACGGCCAGGGCAACTACCTGTGGCAACCCAGCTACGTGGCAGGCCAGCCCGCCACCATCGCCGGCTACCCGGTGACGACCGTGGCCGGCATGCCCAACGTGGCCGCCAACGCCATCTCGGCCATGTTCGGCGACTTCAAGCGCGGCTACCAGATCGTGGACCGCACCGGCGTGCGCGTGCTGCGTGACCCCTTCACGAACAAGCCGTTCGTGCAGTTCTACACGACCAAGCGCGTGGGCGGCGGTCTGCTGAACCCCGATGTGCTGAAGGCCCTGAAGGTGGCTGCAGCCTGA
- a CDS encoding head maturation protease, ClpP-related has protein sequence MSLKQLPELQAYGRERIQSFVSPNALARWSPAIQAAAGDSPDNVVSILDVIGEDWWTGDGVTAKRVAGALRAIGDRDVTVNLNSPGGDMFEGVAIYNQLREHRGRVTINILGLAASAASVIAMAGDEIRIGRPSFLMIHNCWCLAAGNRHDFAELSEQMAPFDAAMADVYQARTGVELKRIQTLMDKESWIGGSAAVAEGWADALLEDAAIKDDGSGTQAVAVRRIEAALRSSGMPRSEAQRLLSDFKSGLSDSAGKPGGLSDSAPHPVAASALQNLIHAMKG, from the coding sequence ATGAGCCTCAAGCAACTACCTGAGCTGCAGGCCTACGGCCGCGAGCGAATCCAATCGTTCGTATCGCCGAATGCCTTGGCTCGCTGGTCGCCCGCCATCCAGGCAGCTGCCGGCGATTCGCCCGACAACGTGGTGAGCATCCTCGACGTGATTGGGGAGGACTGGTGGACCGGCGATGGCGTCACCGCCAAGCGCGTAGCCGGCGCCCTTCGGGCCATCGGTGATCGCGATGTGACAGTCAACCTGAACAGCCCAGGCGGCGACATGTTTGAAGGCGTTGCGATCTACAACCAACTGCGCGAGCACCGTGGGCGCGTGACCATCAACATCCTGGGCTTGGCCGCAAGCGCCGCCTCCGTGATCGCGATGGCGGGCGACGAGATCCGCATCGGCCGCCCATCGTTCCTGATGATCCACAACTGCTGGTGCTTGGCTGCAGGCAACCGGCACGACTTCGCCGAGCTGAGCGAACAGATGGCGCCTTTCGATGCCGCCATGGCGGATGTCTACCAGGCCCGCACCGGCGTAGAGCTCAAGCGCATCCAGACCTTGATGGACAAGGAAAGCTGGATTGGCGGCTCTGCCGCAGTCGCGGAGGGTTGGGCGGACGCCCTGCTGGAAGACGCCGCCATCAAGGATGACGGAAGCGGCACCCAAGCCGTCGCCGTTCGCCGCATCGAAGCAGCACTGCGATCCAGCGGCATGCCGCGCAGCGAGGCGCAACGACTGCTCTCCGATTTCAAGTCCGGCCTGAGCGATTCGGCTGGAAAACCTGGCGGCCTGAGTGATTCGGCTCCGCATCCCGTCGCAGCTTCCGCGCTGCAGAACCTCATCCACGCCATGAAAGGCTGA
- a CDS encoding phage portal protein: MKIFDKLFRRDGPEAQSRPRASSEGIAFQGLDDPALLEFIRKGQMGASNRMLRNTSALRCLSLIGNGLGMLPTSLYRAGDDKEVAKDHPAHKLLRYKPNPWQTPMEFKSQMQLLLETEGNAYARIIRAAGRPIHLIPFEKGKVDAKLGSNWRMQYRCTTENGGQITLDQEEILHVRELSFDGVLGLSKRQLSTEVFELAEQAQRAAGNIFKTGVMAGGAIETPNALSDQAYNRMRASLDQGLSGSENVNKWMIAEEGAKANPFTSTAKDGQQLESRNHQIEEVARLYGVPRPLLMMDDTSWGSGIEQLAIFFVQFTMTPRFTAWEQALERSLLTDAERGHYYFKFNERALLRGTLKDQADYFAKALGAGGHQPWHTANEVRDLAEYPADPNPKFNTLGDPSGKKASNEPQATT, from the coding sequence ATGAAGATATTCGACAAGCTGTTCCGGCGGGATGGGCCGGAGGCTCAGTCGCGCCCGCGAGCCAGTTCGGAAGGAATTGCCTTCCAGGGGCTGGACGACCCGGCGCTGCTGGAGTTCATCCGCAAGGGCCAGATGGGCGCATCGAACCGGATGCTGCGCAACACCTCGGCGTTGCGCTGTCTGTCGCTGATCGGCAATGGCCTGGGCATGCTGCCCACCAGCCTTTACCGGGCCGGCGACGACAAGGAGGTTGCCAAGGATCACCCGGCGCACAAGCTGCTGCGCTACAAGCCGAACCCCTGGCAGACGCCGATGGAGTTCAAGAGCCAGATGCAGCTGCTGCTGGAGACCGAGGGCAACGCATACGCGCGCATCATCCGCGCCGCTGGCCGCCCGATCCACCTGATTCCCTTCGAGAAAGGGAAGGTGGACGCCAAACTGGGCAGCAACTGGCGCATGCAGTACCGCTGCACAACTGAAAACGGCGGTCAGATCACGCTGGACCAGGAGGAGATCCTGCATGTGCGCGAGCTGTCGTTCGACGGTGTGCTGGGCCTGTCCAAGCGGCAACTGTCCACCGAGGTCTTCGAGCTGGCCGAGCAGGCGCAGCGCGCGGCCGGCAACATCTTCAAGACTGGCGTGATGGCTGGGGGCGCGATCGAGACGCCGAATGCTCTCTCAGACCAGGCGTACAACCGCATGCGGGCTTCCCTGGACCAGGGGCTCAGCGGCTCCGAGAACGTCAACAAATGGATGATCGCGGAGGAGGGGGCCAAGGCCAATCCCTTCACCTCGACGGCCAAGGACGGCCAGCAGCTGGAAAGCCGCAACCACCAGATCGAGGAGGTGGCCCGTCTGTACGGCGTGCCCCGCCCGCTGCTGATGATGGATGATACCAGTTGGGGCTCCGGCATCGAGCAGCTGGCCATCTTCTTCGTGCAGTTCACGATGACGCCGCGTTTCACGGCCTGGGAGCAGGCCCTGGAGCGCTCGCTGCTGACGGATGCGGAGAGGGGGCACTACTACTTCAAGTTCAACGAGCGCGCGCTGCTGCGCGGCACGCTCAAGGACCAGGCGGACTACTTCGCCAAGGCGCTGGGCGCCGGTGGCCACCAGCCATGGCACACGGCCAATGAGGTCCGCGACCTCGCTGAGTACCCGGCAGACCCGAACCCGAAGTTCAACACCCTGGGCGATCCCTCAGGGAAGAAAGCAAGCAATGAGCCTCAAGCAACTACCTGA
- a CDS encoding terminase large subunit yields the protein MPEWSTACVDWAERIREGRSIIPPPIFPEEAEAGLAVMRDLRIVDAPGSPRMADACGQWIFDLAATIFGAYDANSGRRLIKEWFVMLPKKNFKSGLAASIMLTCLVRNWRRSAEFTILAPTKEVADNSFTPAKDMVQYLEESEDEDEEPYSELAELIHVQDTQRILTHRSMGAKLKVIAADTNTVSGKKSAVLLVEELWLFGKIAKAKDMLREAGGGLAARPEGFILYITTQSDEEPAGVFKEKLEYARGVRDGTIIDPEFLPILFEHPPELVKNEGCMLLENLAMVNPNLGYSVDRPFLEREFRKAQQEGKESLRGMLAKYGNVEVGLKHRSNSWAGAEFWELRGNRRISLEYILRECEVVVVGIDGGGLDDLLGLAVEGRYRGVTRCALWNKAWIHPIGIERRKSEEPRYRDFERDGDLVVVERPGQDLEELAAVCKEIYDAGLLARIGLDPERTHKVVYQALIDAGIPEEMIIGISQGWKLTGAMAVAERGLEDGSLTHAAQPLMAWCVGNAKVVPSGNASLITKQASGTGKIDPLMASLNAVTLMATNPQAKGPSVYETRGMRFL from the coding sequence ATGCCTGAATGGTCTACCGCATGCGTTGATTGGGCTGAGCGGATCCGGGAGGGTCGCTCGATCATTCCGCCGCCGATCTTTCCTGAGGAGGCCGAGGCGGGTCTGGCCGTGATGCGGGATCTGCGCATCGTGGACGCCCCGGGCAGCCCGCGCATGGCTGACGCCTGCGGACAGTGGATCTTTGACCTGGCCGCAACCATCTTCGGTGCTTACGACGCCAATAGCGGCCGCAGGCTCATCAAGGAATGGTTCGTGATGCTGCCGAAGAAGAACTTCAAGTCCGGGTTGGCTGCCTCCATCATGCTCACCTGCTTGGTGCGCAATTGGCGCCGGTCGGCCGAGTTCACCATCCTGGCGCCAACAAAGGAAGTGGCTGACAACAGCTTCACTCCCGCCAAAGACATGGTGCAGTACCTGGAGGAGAGCGAAGACGAGGACGAGGAGCCCTACAGCGAGTTGGCGGAACTGATCCATGTGCAGGACACCCAGCGGATCCTGACCCATCGCAGCATGGGCGCGAAGCTGAAGGTGATCGCGGCGGACACGAATACCGTTTCCGGCAAGAAGTCTGCCGTGCTGCTGGTGGAGGAGCTTTGGCTGTTCGGAAAGATCGCCAAGGCAAAGGACATGCTGCGAGAGGCTGGCGGCGGGTTGGCTGCGCGTCCCGAAGGTTTCATCCTTTACATCACCACCCAGAGCGACGAGGAACCTGCGGGCGTTTTCAAGGAGAAGCTGGAGTACGCGAGGGGTGTGCGCGACGGCACCATCATTGATCCCGAGTTCCTGCCCATACTGTTCGAGCACCCGCCAGAGCTGGTGAAGAACGAGGGCTGCATGCTCCTGGAGAACCTGGCCATGGTGAACCCCAATCTGGGGTACTCGGTGGACCGGCCATTCTTGGAGCGCGAGTTTCGCAAGGCGCAGCAGGAGGGCAAGGAGTCGCTCAGAGGCATGCTGGCCAAGTACGGCAACGTTGAGGTCGGCTTGAAGCACCGTTCCAACAGCTGGGCTGGCGCAGAGTTTTGGGAGCTTCGTGGGAACCGCCGCATTTCGCTCGAATACATCCTGCGCGAGTGCGAGGTCGTTGTGGTCGGGATCGACGGTGGCGGGCTGGATGACTTGCTGGGCCTAGCTGTTGAGGGGCGATACCGAGGCGTGACTCGCTGTGCGCTCTGGAACAAGGCTTGGATCCACCCCATTGGCATCGAAAGGCGTAAGTCGGAGGAGCCGAGATACCGAGACTTCGAGCGCGACGGCGACCTGGTCGTGGTGGAGCGCCCGGGGCAGGATCTGGAGGAGCTTGCGGCGGTCTGCAAGGAGATCTACGACGCCGGCCTGCTGGCGCGAATCGGTCTGGACCCTGAGCGAACGCACAAGGTTGTGTACCAGGCGCTCATTGATGCCGGGATACCGGAGGAAATGATCATCGGCATCTCGCAGGGTTGGAAGCTCACCGGCGCCATGGCTGTCGCGGAGCGGGGCCTGGAGGATGGGAGTCTTACCCACGCCGCACAGCCTCTCATGGCCTGGTGTGTTGGCAATGCGAAGGTGGTGCCCTCGGGCAACGCCTCTCTGATCACGAAGCAGGCCAGCGGCACAGGGAAGATCGATCCGCTGATGGCCTCCCTGAACGCCGTCACGCTCATGGCGACCAACCCGCAGGCCAAGGGGCCATCCGTCTACGAGACGCGCGGCATGCGCTTTCTATAG
- a CDS encoding HNH endonuclease — translation MMVLKILKNALPVLDTRRVQTMQAGNWRTSGQTSSQRGYGYRWQKARVTFLKAQPLCIRCQAEGRVEAATVVDHRIPHRGDQTLFWDTSNWDPLCATHHSRDKQREEACRVL, via the coding sequence ATGATGGTCCTCAAGATACTTAAAAACGCGTTGCCAGTGCTCGACACCCGCCGCGTGCAGACGATGCAGGCCGGCAACTGGCGCACCAGTGGCCAGACCAGCAGCCAGCGGGGCTACGGCTACCGCTGGCAGAAGGCACGAGTGACGTTCCTGAAGGCGCAGCCCTTGTGCATCCGCTGCCAGGCTGAGGGCAGGGTTGAGGCGGCCACGGTGGTTGACCATCGGATACCCCATCGAGGCGATCAGACACTGTTCTGGGATACCAGCAACTGGGATCCGCTGTGCGCCACCCATCACAGTCGAGACAAGCAACGCGAGGAGGCTTGCCGAGTCTTATAG